From the Candidatus Tanganyikabacteria bacterium genome, one window contains:
- a CDS encoding CAP domain-containing protein, producing the protein MGGNPVGLLGRVFGFGQNRCGGGLLARRSCGQAGNCATQRPRLFGDRSQVGGNRGCRSCLGLGQDGGQAGAYAAPAANGYGAPAAAGQAAEAAPAGGAPDDANERALFELINRTRQQLGLNPLAYDATLAPTARRSAQARRHTGAPEIIAWGQGSPEQALQTWRNSPPHWNILTSPNLTAMGPGWVGDAAGVMFR; encoded by the coding sequence TGGGGGGTAATCCAGTGGGATTGCTGGGTCGGGTCTTTGGTTTCGGCCAGAATCGCTGTGGCGGGGGCCTCCTGGCGCGGAGATCCTGCGGCCAGGCCGGTAACTGCGCCACGCAGCGGCCGCGCCTGTTCGGGGATCGGAGCCAGGTCGGCGGGAACCGCGGCTGCCGCTCGTGCCTGGGTCTGGGCCAGGATGGCGGCCAGGCTGGCGCCTACGCCGCCCCCGCGGCCAACGGGTACGGCGCCCCGGCGGCCGCAGGCCAGGCCGCCGAGGCCGCTCCGGCCGGCGGCGCGCCCGACGATGCCAACGAGCGAGCCCTCTTCGAGTTGATCAACCGGACACGGCAGCAACTCGGGCTCAATCCCCTGGCGTACGACGCGACCCTCGCGCCGACCGCCCGGCGCAGCGCCCAGGCCCGCCGCCACACCGGCGCGCCCGAGATCATCGCCTGGGGCCAGGGATCGCCCGAGCAGGCCCTCCAGACCTGGCGCAACAGTCCGCCGCACTGGAATATCCTGACCTCGCCGAACCTGACCGCCATGGGGCCAGGTTGGGTCGGCGACGCCGCCGGCGTCATGTTCCGCTAG